A genomic segment from Alteribacillus bidgolensis encodes:
- a CDS encoding alpha/beta hydrolase family esterase, with product MVAKGELVKETIEIEGVTRNYLYYVPSSLQDEALVPLLFSFHGAGSDANYHSRLTNFHKLAESEQFIVIYPESKQIKNGDPRSKQWNEGKEGNLAYQTGSKDVQFIKELLHQWNITYNIASDQVYATGFSNGASFSLRLALEMPGTFSAVGAVAGPLPKVYKKKETGVLPPLVFVMGNEDPVVPYAEEDAKGEVSYEVDGLLGAKSTVEWWTYQSASSWEIKNERLSPISLHDSTRVERSLYVAEKEVMTAVLYTVKGGGHTWPGGPKVQVPAFGRVSRQIDTSKLLWDSFQLLNQQKSTLLGDE from the coding sequence GTGGTTGCAAAAGGAGAACTTGTAAAAGAAACAATAGAAATAGAAGGAGTAACAAGAAATTATTTATATTATGTTCCTTCCTCCCTTCAAGACGAGGCATTAGTACCGCTGCTATTCAGTTTTCATGGAGCAGGCAGTGATGCAAACTATCACAGCAGATTAACGAACTTTCATAAGTTAGCAGAATCAGAACAATTTATTGTTATTTATCCTGAATCAAAACAAATAAAGAATGGGGATCCTCGTTCAAAACAATGGAATGAAGGGAAAGAAGGAAACTTAGCGTATCAAACGGGTTCAAAAGATGTTCAGTTCATCAAAGAATTGTTACATCAATGGAATATCACGTATAACATTGCTTCTGATCAAGTATATGCAACTGGTTTTTCGAATGGAGCCAGCTTTAGTTTAAGGCTGGCACTAGAGATGCCAGGCACATTTTCGGCTGTGGGAGCTGTCGCTGGTCCGCTGCCGAAAGTTTATAAGAAGAAGGAGACGGGTGTACTGCCGCCATTAGTATTTGTGATGGGAAATGAGGACCCAGTTGTGCCATATGCGGAGGAAGACGCAAAAGGGGAAGTATCTTATGAAGTGGACGGATTGTTGGGAGCGAAGTCTACGGTAGAATGGTGGACCTATCAATCTGCTTCCTCCTGGGAAATAAAAAATGAACGATTATCTCCTATTTCTCTTCATGACTCTACACGTGTGGAAAGAAGTCTTTACGTAGCAGAAAAGGAGGTTATGACAGCAGTTCTTTACACGGTGAAAGGGGGAGGACATACTTGGCCGGGCGGTCCGAAAGTGCAAGTTCCAGCGTTCGGTAGGGTGAGCAGACAAATAGATACTAGCAAATTGCTGTGGGACTCGTTTCAATTATTAAATCAACAGAAATCAACTTTATTAGGAGACGAATAA
- a CDS encoding TRAP transporter substrate-binding protein: MKKYLMVSLAVVFLLAGCGEEESAGGSDETTGKSDDTVHLTFATTNDDSGITAAMREHFDERITELSDGSIEVEYFMGGQLGGENEQLSQMEAGEIDLGMGVLHADSYYPEYNAINVPFLFKDFEAMQKFIDDDMRQQINEKAIEEGGIRTLGMQSYGGRWVTSNKPFSNPEELEGLKIRMPEFETWVPVFEELGALPTPISASEIVSALQTGTVDLPRKYT, translated from the coding sequence ATGAAAAAATATTTAATGGTGTCCTTAGCTGTTGTTTTTTTACTTGCAGGATGCGGAGAAGAAGAAAGTGCTGGAGGCTCTGATGAAACCACTGGAAAATCTGACGATACGGTACATCTGACTTTTGCTACAACAAATGATGATTCAGGAATCACGGCCGCTATGAGAGAACATTTTGATGAACGTATTACTGAATTAAGCGACGGTTCTATTGAAGTAGAATATTTTATGGGAGGGCAATTAGGAGGCGAAAATGAACAGTTAAGCCAAATGGAAGCTGGAGAAATTGATCTAGGAATGGGGGTGCTGCATGCAGACTCTTATTATCCCGAGTACAATGCCATTAATGTTCCATTTCTGTTCAAGGACTTCGAAGCTATGCAGAAGTTTATCGATGATGACATGAGACAGCAGATTAATGAAAAGGCTATAGAAGAAGGCGGGATACGGACGTTAGGTATGCAAAGCTATGGTGGGCGCTGGGTCACTTCAAATAAACCATTTTCTAATCCTGAAGAATTAGAAGGGTTAAAAATAAGAATGCCTGAATTTGAAACATGGGTTCCTGTATTTGAAGAGCTGGGTGCCCTTCCAACCCCAATATCTGCAAGCGAAATTGTGTCAGCATTGCAAACAGGTACAGTCGATCTCCCAAGAAAATACACTTAA
- a CDS encoding enoyl-CoA hydratase-related protein, producing the protein MSNVLLEKSGHLATITINRPEQLNCFNYDTLVQLEEKAEAIQLDKDVRAVIVTGAGEKAFSAGADLKERRTLSEKEVRRNVNKIRKVFTLIEEIPQPTIAAIKGYALGGGFELALACDFRFAAETATMGLPEVSMAIIPGAGGTQRLTNLIGPSKAKELILTARRIDALESQALGIVNKAVPADQLMDTALNLANEIMKNGPLAVIQAKHAIHHGSNVDIHSGMAIESKAYEVIIPTEDRREALEAFKEKRKPNFQGK; encoded by the coding sequence ATGAGTAACGTTTTGCTTGAAAAAAGCGGGCATCTTGCTACTATTACAATTAATCGTCCAGAGCAGTTGAATTGTTTTAATTACGATACGCTTGTTCAACTTGAAGAAAAAGCCGAAGCGATTCAGCTAGACAAAGATGTTCGTGCTGTCATTGTTACGGGTGCTGGAGAAAAAGCATTCAGCGCAGGTGCTGATTTAAAGGAAAGACGCACACTAAGTGAGAAAGAAGTACGGCGTAATGTAAATAAAATCCGAAAGGTATTCACGTTGATTGAAGAAATTCCTCAACCTACGATTGCGGCTATAAAAGGATATGCTCTCGGAGGCGGTTTTGAGCTGGCTCTTGCTTGTGACTTTCGTTTTGCAGCAGAAACAGCTACAATGGGGCTTCCCGAAGTAAGTATGGCTATCATTCCAGGTGCTGGGGGAACTCAGCGATTGACTAACTTAATCGGCCCTTCAAAAGCAAAAGAGCTTATTCTCACTGCACGTCGGATTGATGCATTAGAGTCCCAAGCACTGGGGATTGTGAATAAAGCCGTGCCTGCTGATCAATTAATGGATACCGCTTTAAACTTAGCCAATGAAATAATGAAAAACGGTCCGCTGGCAGTTATACAGGCAAAACATGCTATTCATCACGGCAGTAATGTTGACATTCATTCTGGTATGGCGATTGAATCGAAAGCCTATGAAGTCATCATCCCTACTGAAGACCGCCGGGAGGCATTAGAGGCTTTTAAAGAAAAGCGAAAACCTAATTTTCAGGGAAAATAG
- a CDS encoding TRAP transporter large permease yields MTMIIMIITLIVCLLVGIPAAFSIGLSTLLYFVIERGFFNVPDLMVVNRTIFGMDSFVLLALPLFIIVGKVMNESGVTNRLFDFASSLVGHFRGGLGQVNVAASMIFSGMSGSATADAAGLGAVEIKAMKDAKYPARFACSITAASAVMGPIIPPSVALVMYAIFANVSLNQLLIAGILPGLLMGIMLAIFVAYEAVKNNYPSEKRATLKTILLTGKKSILPLLTPIILVGGILSGIFTATEAAAIGSLYAIILATVVYRTISFRKLYNIFKSSMRDSAVVMILIAVSNVFAWILIREQVPNYFTDLVVAISENYYIVMGLLVIFLSLMSMFLSTIVSISIATPVVVPLVLEVGGDPLHFGIVMVLTLIIGELTPPVGMVLFAIKRVGDIEFVELIKGVVPYLIALYLVVILIIIFPQIVVFLPNAFL; encoded by the coding sequence ATGACGATGATCATCATGATAATAACGTTAATCGTTTGTCTTTTGGTAGGTATTCCAGCAGCATTTTCAATAGGATTATCCACTCTTTTATATTTTGTAATAGAACGAGGATTTTTTAACGTTCCAGATTTAATGGTAGTCAACCGAACGATTTTTGGGATGGATTCCTTTGTTTTACTCGCATTACCTCTTTTTATTATAGTAGGAAAAGTCATGAATGAATCAGGTGTAACGAATCGTCTTTTTGATTTCGCCTCGTCTTTAGTAGGTCATTTCAGGGGAGGCCTGGGACAAGTAAATGTTGCTGCGAGTATGATTTTTTCAGGAATGAGCGGTTCTGCTACAGCCGATGCAGCAGGGTTGGGAGCTGTTGAGATTAAAGCAATGAAAGATGCTAAATACCCGGCAAGGTTTGCTTGCAGTATTACCGCGGCATCTGCTGTTATGGGTCCAATAATACCGCCAAGTGTTGCACTGGTGATGTATGCCATATTTGCAAATGTGTCTTTAAACCAATTATTAATAGCAGGTATCCTTCCAGGGTTATTAATGGGTATCATGTTAGCAATATTCGTAGCATATGAAGCAGTGAAAAATAACTACCCTTCTGAAAAAAGGGCCACATTAAAAACGATACTGCTTACTGGTAAGAAATCCATTCTTCCTTTACTGACACCAATCATATTAGTAGGCGGCATTTTAAGTGGAATTTTCACAGCCACTGAGGCAGCCGCGATTGGATCACTATATGCTATTATTCTAGCTACTGTCGTTTATCGAACCATTTCGTTTCGCAAGCTGTATAATATTTTTAAAAGTTCGATGCGAGACAGTGCGGTAGTGATGATATTAATTGCAGTTTCAAATGTGTTTGCATGGATTCTGATACGGGAGCAAGTTCCTAATTATTTTACCGATTTGGTTGTTGCTATTAGTGAAAACTATTATATAGTAATGGGACTTCTTGTTATTTTTTTAAGTTTAATGTCGATGTTTTTATCAACTATTGTGAGTATTTCCATTGCAACTCCAGTAGTGGTTCCTCTAGTACTTGAAGTCGGCGGGGACCCGCTTCATTTTGGTATTGTTATGGTATTAACCTTGATTATAGGTGAACTCACTCCTCCAGTCGGTATGGTGCTTTTTGCTATTAAAAGAGTAGGAGATATTGAATTTGTTGAATTAATAAAAGGAGTTGTACCTTATTTAATCGCATTATATTTGGTTGTCATATTAATTATAATCTTTCCGCAGATTGTGGTATTTTTACCAAACGCGTTCTTATAG
- a CDS encoding dihydrolipoamide acetyltransferase family protein has translation MIEVKLHDIGEGMHEAEILNYYVQPGDTVKNDEPLVEVQTDKMSAELSAPKAGKVDEILAKVGDVVEVGDTILLINDGHKSGQESTAEYTQSKAEAPSPTGEAAVSSPVATVTPPRRKRVIAAPYTRKIARDNDVDIEQIKGSGPAGRVVEDDVYAYISLQEHGDDSNDTSDIKAPVPESAAMRSTEEEAGSFFVLPFFIYVNEVDMTKILEIKDKLYNQYNLEITVQAFLIKALREALRHYQSLNSGEERCHLGLVTVENGMRVPVLEDVQNLSISQIDDTLKTVTEQAKQGEENQEGKITFAISNTDPEKPPVRLTPIGYSKGNMMTFHRIKEKPAVYQKEIHIRQLMDVSLTCDRRVTTGAEASAFMNYFIQLIEEPNLLFVELI, from the coding sequence ATGATAGAAGTAAAACTTCATGATATTGGTGAGGGTATGCATGAAGCTGAAATTTTAAATTACTATGTGCAGCCGGGCGATACCGTAAAAAATGATGAACCGCTTGTAGAGGTTCAAACAGATAAAATGAGTGCTGAATTGTCAGCACCAAAAGCAGGTAAAGTGGATGAAATATTGGCAAAAGTAGGAGATGTAGTCGAAGTTGGAGACACCATTCTTCTTATTAATGATGGTCATAAAAGCGGGCAAGAATCAACAGCAGAATATACCCAGTCAAAAGCAGAAGCCCCTTCTCCAACTGGTGAAGCTGCTGTTTCCAGTCCTGTTGCAACAGTAACACCACCTCGGCGAAAGAGAGTAATCGCTGCACCATACACAAGAAAAATTGCCCGAGATAACGACGTCGATATTGAACAAATTAAAGGCAGCGGGCCGGCGGGCAGAGTTGTTGAGGATGATGTCTATGCATATATTAGTTTGCAGGAGCATGGTGATGACAGCAATGATACTTCTGATATTAAAGCGCCGGTGCCAGAATCGGCAGCTATGCGAAGTACAGAAGAAGAGGCCGGTTCTTTCTTTGTCCTGCCTTTTTTCATTTATGTTAACGAAGTAGACATGACCAAGATTTTAGAAATAAAGGATAAATTATATAATCAGTATAATTTGGAAATAACCGTTCAGGCGTTTTTAATAAAAGCTTTGCGAGAAGCTCTCCGCCACTACCAGTCTTTAAATAGTGGAGAAGAAAGATGCCATTTGGGGCTGGTTACAGTTGAGAACGGGATGAGAGTTCCAGTATTGGAAGATGTACAAAACCTGTCTATTTCTCAGATCGATGACACACTAAAAACTGTAACAGAGCAAGCAAAACAAGGGGAAGAGAATCAAGAAGGAAAGATTACCTTTGCTATAAGCAATACAGACCCTGAGAAACCCCCGGTTCGTCTAACACCGATCGGCTATTCAAAAGGAAACATGATGACTTTTCACCGAATAAAAGAAAAGCCGGCCGTTTATCAAAAGGAAATTCATATCCGCCAGCTGATGGACGTTTCGCTTACTTGTGACAGACGTGTAACGACAGGAGCTGAAGCAAGTGCATTCATGAATTATTTCATTCAATTAATAGAAGAACCGAACCTTTTGTTTGTGGAGCTGATATAA
- a CDS encoding NAD(P)-dependent malic enzyme, with protein MSMREKALAMHKENPGKIGTYSTVEVKSKEDLGLAYSPGVAEPCKEIEEDLHQVYDYTSKGNLVAVVSNGSAVLGLGNIGPEASLPVMEGKAILFKEFAEIDAFPLSINKKDTEGFVETVKALEPTFGGINLEDIKAPDCFIIENALREALNIPVFHDDQHGTAIVTLAGLINAFKLVDKTVIDSRIVINGAGAAGVAVTKLLLSLGATDVVLCDSKGAIYEGRTERMNDIKTELSLVTNREKVKGTLDEVMKGADVVIGVSAPDSITKEMVQSMNTDPIIFAMANPIPEIMPEEAKEAGVKVIGTGRSDFPNQVNNVLAFPGVFRGALNVRASEINEEMKIAAANAIANLITEDELTPDYVIPNPLDPRVVQAVSSAVAEAAIETGVAKQPVNQEVVESSKV; from the coding sequence ATGTCTATGAGAGAGAAGGCATTGGCTATGCATAAGGAGAATCCCGGGAAAATCGGGACGTATTCAACAGTAGAGGTGAAAAGTAAAGAAGACTTGGGATTGGCTTACTCTCCTGGTGTTGCTGAACCTTGTAAGGAAATCGAGGAAGACCTACACCAAGTATACGATTATACGAGCAAAGGCAATCTAGTAGCAGTAGTAAGCAATGGTTCTGCAGTGTTAGGGCTAGGAAACATAGGTCCAGAAGCTTCGCTGCCTGTTATGGAAGGAAAAGCGATTTTATTTAAGGAATTTGCAGAGATCGATGCATTTCCTCTCAGTATTAATAAGAAAGATACAGAAGGATTTGTAGAAACGGTAAAAGCATTGGAACCTACCTTTGGCGGTATCAATTTGGAAGACATAAAAGCACCAGATTGCTTTATTATTGAAAACGCTTTACGTGAAGCTCTAAATATTCCCGTTTTTCATGATGATCAGCACGGAACAGCTATCGTAACACTTGCTGGATTAATAAATGCATTCAAATTGGTGGATAAAACAGTGATAGACAGCCGCATCGTTATTAACGGAGCAGGTGCAGCGGGTGTAGCGGTAACAAAACTGCTGCTGTCCCTAGGAGCAACAGATGTAGTGTTATGTGATTCTAAAGGAGCAATTTATGAAGGACGAACAGAAAGAATGAATGATATAAAAACAGAATTATCTCTTGTCACAAATCGTGAAAAAGTAAAAGGAACACTCGATGAGGTTATGAAAGGAGCAGACGTTGTCATCGGAGTTTCTGCCCCTGACAGCATTACAAAAGAGATGGTTCAGTCAATGAATACAGATCCAATTATTTTTGCCATGGCTAATCCTATACCAGAAATTATGCCTGAAGAAGCGAAGGAAGCCGGGGTAAAGGTTATTGGGACGGGCCGCTCTGATTTCCCTAATCAAGTGAACAATGTGCTTGCTTTTCCTGGCGTTTTCCGAGGTGCTCTAAACGTTAGAGCCTCTGAAATCAATGAAGAAATGAAAATAGCAGCAGCTAACGCCATTGCAAATTTAATTACAGAAGACGAGCTGACTCCAGATTATGTTATTCCTAACCCATTAGATCCTAGGGTCGTTCAAGCAGTATCAAGTGCTGTTGCAGAAGCGGCTATAGAGACAGGTGTCGCAAAACAACCTGTAAATCAAGAAGTGGTTGAATCTTCTAAAGTATAA
- a CDS encoding hydroxymethylglutaryl-CoA lyase: protein MIFPEEINVRDVTLRDGLQNENYHLSTENKLRWLDRIINAGFSCIEVTSFVHPKWVPALRDADELARQLPMLEGVEYEALIPNQKGLERFMNTGIGTAKFFLSASNAHNKANLNKTTDESLNAVGDLIQQARKDKRKIVGGIATAFTCPYSGNVPYSEVERIAERLIDSGVDELGLGDTIGTAAPKRVYEYCSKLADKFPDALISLHLHDTYGYGLTNVLAGMQAGVRLYDVAQAGLGGCPYAPGSPGNIKASQVLEFLERQDINFEIKLDDVKTFDREFPEVLYKKQNKVQS from the coding sequence TTGATATTTCCAGAAGAAATAAATGTTCGAGACGTAACGTTAAGAGATGGTTTGCAAAATGAAAATTATCATTTGAGTACTGAAAATAAATTACGTTGGCTAGATCGTATTATTAATGCAGGATTTTCTTGTATTGAAGTCACTTCTTTTGTACATCCAAAATGGGTGCCGGCTCTTCGTGATGCTGATGAACTAGCAAGACAACTCCCGATGTTAGAGGGGGTGGAGTATGAAGCGTTGATTCCTAATCAAAAAGGTCTTGAGCGATTTATGAATACAGGTATCGGTACCGCTAAATTTTTTCTATCGGCAAGTAATGCTCATAACAAAGCGAACCTTAATAAAACTACGGATGAATCTTTAAATGCAGTAGGGGATTTAATACAGCAGGCCCGTAAAGACAAGAGAAAAATAGTCGGTGGAATTGCTACAGCATTTACGTGTCCTTATTCCGGAAACGTACCTTATTCAGAGGTAGAAAGAATTGCAGAACGACTGATTGACAGCGGGGTCGATGAATTGGGACTTGGCGATACAATAGGGACAGCTGCTCCTAAAAGGGTGTATGAATATTGCAGCAAGTTAGCCGATAAATTTCCTGATGCTCTAATCAGCCTGCACCTGCACGACACCTATGGGTATGGTTTAACAAATGTTTTAGCAGGCATGCAAGCTGGAGTTAGATTGTATGATGTAGCACAGGCGGGTTTAGGAGGTTGTCCATATGCCCCGGGGTCGCCAGGGAATATTAAAGCAAGCCAAGTGTTAGAATTTTTGGAACGGCAAGATATCAACTTTGAGATCAAACTAGATGATGTAAAAACGTTTGATAGAGAATTTCCAGAAGTACTATACAAAAAACAGAATAAGGTCCAGAGTTAA
- a CDS encoding helix-turn-helix domain-containing protein — translation MAKYSEEFKIKLVTEYLNGNLGYKSLAKKYNMPSQTPIQDWIRAYKTKGIEGLKPRLKGRPSMSKNTNKPKKKEEKKLTREEELERENELLRLENSLPKKNESFSRESGCLPRKAQAKVAFELKEEGFRLKDILLVVGIPEATYHYHVRKIIYGLVYLLFFVLSFPL, via the coding sequence ATGGCCAAATATAGTGAAGAGTTTAAAATAAAGCTTGTTACCGAATATTTAAATGGAAATCTTGGATATAAATCATTAGCGAAAAAATACAATATGCCCTCTCAAACACCAATACAAGATTGGATAAGAGCCTATAAAACAAAAGGGATAGAAGGCCTGAAACCAAGATTAAAGGGGCGACCTTCTATGTCTAAAAACACCAATAAACCAAAGAAAAAAGAAGAGAAGAAGTTAACACGTGAAGAAGAACTAGAACGCGAGAATGAATTATTGCGACTAGAAAATAGCCTACCTAAAAAAAATGAGAGCTTTTCGAGAGAATCCGGATGCCTTCCACGAAAAGCACAAGCAAAGGTGGCATTCGAACTCAAAGAAGAGGGATTCCGATTAAAAGATATTCTCCTCGTCGTGGGTATTCCAGAAGCAACCTACCACTACCATGTCAGAAAGATTATTTATGGCTTGGTCTACTTACTGTTTTTTGTTCTAAGTTTTCCCTTATGA
- a CDS encoding dihydrolipoyl dehydrogenase family protein, with translation MVVGDFAHEIEVVVIGGGPGGYHAAIRAAQLGKEVAIIEQNKTGGMCLNDSCIPSKLFTEAAGRIQKAKEMEFFGIHVNGEPSIDLKALQARKEKVIGSLHQGVEALLKKYKIQRIQGTASFISDTEIGVERQDAFDKYKFEQAIIAAGASYKLPEEIPANNERIIFGASLYRLEEIPKHLIVYGSDYITLEAASVFASFGSKITIILDQEKRDFSFDVSINKELSRLLKKRKIKVYKEAKITDVNTLEQAVYVTVVTSKGETAIEASHLFTAGKQSANTNMLQLEACGVEKTEDGFIPITNTTQTSQSHIYAVGDVTASASLAVEAIKQGKVAGEQAAGKNSEWEPGLCPVVVHTVKPIAVVGLTEEEALQEGHDILISQFPLRANGYAALSNETEGLVKIISEKETEVILGYHAIGYGAAQMITAAVQVLEMGGRMEDVTYPYYPHPSINEAWLEAAEGLLGKAVHQP, from the coding sequence ATGGTGGTGGGAGATTTTGCTCACGAAATAGAAGTTGTCGTTATTGGAGGTGGTCCTGGAGGCTATCATGCGGCTATCCGTGCTGCTCAGCTAGGTAAAGAAGTAGCGATTATTGAACAGAACAAGACAGGTGGAATGTGTTTAAATGACAGCTGTATACCCTCTAAGCTTTTTACTGAAGCAGCAGGGAGGATACAAAAAGCGAAAGAGATGGAGTTTTTCGGTATTCATGTAAATGGAGAGCCTTCCATTGACTTGAAAGCACTCCAAGCACGTAAAGAAAAAGTTATAGGTTCTCTTCATCAGGGAGTAGAAGCGTTATTGAAAAAATATAAAATTCAGCGTATCCAAGGTACTGCTTCTTTTATATCCGATACGGAAATAGGCGTTGAACGACAGGACGCCTTTGATAAATATAAGTTCGAGCAGGCAATTATTGCTGCAGGAGCATCTTATAAGCTTCCCGAAGAAATACCAGCTAACAACGAGAGAATAATATTTGGTGCTTCCCTATATCGATTAGAAGAAATCCCAAAACATCTTATAGTATATGGATCGGATTATATCACGTTAGAAGCAGCATCTGTATTTGCCAGTTTTGGATCTAAAATAACGATTATTCTGGATCAAGAGAAGCGTGATTTTTCTTTTGACGTAAGTATTAATAAAGAACTTTCTCGTTTGTTGAAAAAGAGAAAAATTAAGGTTTACAAAGAAGCTAAAATCACGGATGTGAATACGTTAGAACAAGCGGTTTACGTGACCGTCGTAACTTCTAAAGGGGAAACGGCAATAGAAGCATCGCATCTTTTCACAGCTGGTAAACAGTCAGCTAATACAAACATGCTGCAACTAGAAGCATGTGGAGTTGAAAAAACGGAAGATGGGTTTATACCTATAACGAATACGACCCAAACGAGCCAATCACACATATATGCTGTCGGCGATGTCACAGCATCAGCGTCTCTAGCCGTGGAAGCAATCAAGCAGGGGAAAGTAGCTGGTGAACAGGCAGCAGGAAAAAATAGTGAATGGGAGCCGGGACTTTGTCCGGTTGTTGTTCATACGGTAAAACCGATTGCAGTTGTTGGTCTGACGGAAGAAGAAGCACTTCAGGAAGGACATGATATTTTAATAAGTCAATTTCCTCTTCGTGCGAATGGCTATGCAGCCCTGTCCAATGAAACAGAAGGTCTTGTAAAAATAATTAGTGAAAAAGAAACAGAAGTGATCTTAGGATATCATGCTATTGGGTATGGGGCAGCACAAATGATAACCGCCGCCGTTCAAGTTCTTGAGATGGGAGGGCGCATGGAAGATGTAACATATCCCTATTATCCTCACCCAAGTATTAATGAAGCATGGTTAGAAGCAGCAGAAGGACTTCTCGGGAAAGCAGTGCATCAACCTTAG
- a CDS encoding GntR family transcriptional regulator: MKKIIQSQTLQNQAYDYLFNKIVSGELPPGERLIEEKIAKETEISRSPIREAIRRLTSEGLVSVNPRGGVRVYQALHSDFKYLYECRKSLEPTAASLAAKRMNEVKKAELNKLVSENMMALEDEDYKQLKIVSSRFHELILEGSGNPYLIKLMKQLNSLLMFYRNKIVDISQRLEKGSIEHQDIWRAIQKGDEEDAEKRMREHIEIDYQFYISKYGENDKGMKTLF, translated from the coding sequence TTGAAAAAAATTATACAGTCTCAAACCCTTCAAAACCAAGCTTATGATTATTTATTTAATAAAATTGTCAGCGGGGAGCTCCCTCCTGGTGAACGATTAATCGAAGAAAAGATCGCTAAAGAAACAGAGATCAGCCGAAGTCCGATTCGTGAGGCAATAAGAAGATTAACTAGTGAGGGATTGGTTTCCGTAAATCCTAGAGGCGGTGTACGGGTATATCAGGCATTACACTCAGATTTCAAATATCTGTACGAATGCCGCAAAAGTTTAGAACCGACAGCTGCTTCGTTAGCAGCTAAACGCATGAATGAGGTAAAAAAAGCAGAGTTAAATAAATTAGTGAGTGAGAACATGATGGCACTTGAGGATGAAGATTATAAACAGTTGAAAATAGTAAGCAGCAGATTTCATGAATTAATTTTAGAAGGAAGTGGAAACCCTTACTTAATTAAATTGATGAAACAGTTGAATTCGCTGCTAATGTTTTATCGAAATAAAATAGTTGATATAAGTCAAAGATTGGAAAAAGGAAGTATTGAACACCAAGATATTTGGAGAGCCATTCAAAAAGGCGATGAGGAAGACGCTGAAAAAAGAATGAGGGAGCATATCGAAATCGATTATCAGTTCTATATATCTAAATATGGAGAAAATGATAAAGGAATGAAAACTTTATTTTAA
- a CDS encoding TRAP transporter small permease: MVRKNYKRLYANANKAIEHFSTWMLIGLFIAVLLQVFFRYVLNSPLTWTEEAARYLNIWIVLFGTAVAVCERDNLRVDLVDIAVKKWPYKAQVIFYFVTTLLCLLVVISFIKGGYETTKDQWTISMNVLPFPQGLLFLGMLIAASFMFWFFLHQLIEHLKALIKRDAGGIVK, from the coding sequence GTGGTTCGTAAAAATTATAAACGTTTGTACGCAAACGCTAATAAGGCTATTGAACATTTTTCGACTTGGATGTTAATTGGTTTATTTATAGCAGTTCTTTTACAAGTATTTTTTCGTTATGTATTAAACTCTCCCTTAACATGGACGGAAGAAGCAGCGCGGTATTTAAACATTTGGATTGTATTATTCGGAACAGCTGTTGCCGTTTGTGAAAGGGATAATTTACGGGTCGATTTAGTCGATATAGCAGTAAAGAAATGGCCGTATAAAGCCCAGGTTATATTTTATTTCGTTACTACACTGCTTTGTCTGCTAGTTGTGATTAGCTTTATTAAAGGAGGTTATGAAACAACGAAAGATCAATGGACCATTAGTATGAACGTTCTTCCATTTCCGCAAGGATTGTTATTTTTGGGAATGCTTATAGCAGCTAGTTTTATGTTCTGGTTTTTTCTGCATCAATTAATAGAGCATCTTAAAGCATTAATAAAAAGAGATGCAGGGGGAATAGTAAAATGA
- a CDS encoding PaaI family thioesterase — MKSAVNEVELHHQYKEHIFKVMENEPYAQFLGIKLLEIGEGTAVAELNVTDNMINSHGTVHGAVTFAIADYVFAAACNSYGKTAVGLSTTVNYMAAGQKSSRLRATAVEEKKNHKMGWYKINVESNGELIATMEALAYRKSDYFVPLDK; from the coding sequence TTGAAGTCAGCAGTTAACGAAGTGGAGCTTCACCATCAGTACAAAGAGCACATTTTTAAAGTAATGGAAAATGAACCTTACGCTCAGTTTTTGGGAATTAAATTACTTGAAATTGGGGAAGGGACAGCTGTTGCAGAATTAAATGTAACGGATAACATGATCAATTCACACGGAACAGTACACGGAGCTGTCACATTTGCTATTGCTGATTACGTTTTTGCAGCGGCGTGCAATTCTTATGGAAAAACAGCGGTGGGGCTCTCTACTACTGTCAACTATATGGCTGCTGGCCAAAAAAGCTCGCGTCTTCGAGCAACAGCAGTAGAAGAAAAGAAAAATCACAAAATGGGATGGTATAAAATAAATGTGGAAAGCAATGGGGAATTAATTGCAACAATGGAAGCTTTAGCTTATCGCAAAAGCGATTATTTCGTCCCGTTAGACAAATAA